The proteins below come from a single Microbacterium sp. BK668 genomic window:
- a CDS encoding exodeoxyribonuclease III, which yields MPRRVRIASVNVNGIRAATRKGMAAWLEQADVDILALQEVRATVDELASSLPGWQLVNDEALAKGRAGVAIASRNDSVDVRRVLGDDETLDSAGRWIEADFDVDGETLTVVSAYVPTGQAETPRQDAKWAFLDAMERRMPLLAAERPLGLIMGDLNVGHRELDIRNWKGNVKKAGFLPRERAYFDRFLGPQGADVTAVDGSVGAGLGWVDVGRTFAGEVDGPYTWWSMRGRAFDNDSGWRIDYHLATPALAARVTDYRVVRAPSWDTRWSDHAPVLADYSLGG from the coding sequence GTGCCACGCCGCGTCCGCATCGCCTCCGTCAACGTCAACGGCATCCGCGCCGCCACCCGCAAGGGGATGGCCGCCTGGCTCGAGCAGGCCGACGTCGACATCCTGGCGCTCCAGGAGGTCCGTGCGACGGTAGATGAGCTCGCGTCATCCCTCCCCGGCTGGCAGCTCGTGAACGACGAAGCGCTCGCGAAGGGCCGGGCGGGCGTCGCCATCGCCTCGCGCAACGACTCGGTCGACGTGCGGCGCGTGCTGGGCGACGACGAGACGCTCGACTCCGCGGGGCGCTGGATCGAGGCGGACTTCGACGTCGACGGCGAGACGCTCACCGTCGTGAGCGCTTACGTGCCTACCGGCCAGGCCGAGACGCCCCGCCAGGACGCCAAGTGGGCCTTCCTCGATGCGATGGAGAGGCGGATGCCGCTGCTCGCCGCCGAGCGGCCGCTGGGCCTCATCATGGGCGACCTCAACGTCGGCCACCGCGAGCTCGACATCCGCAACTGGAAGGGCAACGTCAAGAAGGCGGGCTTCCTCCCCCGCGAACGGGCCTACTTCGACCGGTTCCTCGGCCCGCAGGGGGCCGACGTCACGGCTGTCGACGGCTCGGTCGGCGCGGGGCTCGGGTGGGTGGACGTCGGCCGGACGTTCGCCGGCGAGGTCGACGGACCGTATACCTGGTGGTCGATGCGCGGGCGCGCTTTCGACAACGACAGCGGCTGGCGCATCGACTACCACCTGGCGACGCCGGCGCTCGCCGCGCGCGTGACGGACTACCGGGTCGTGCGGGCGCCGTCGTGGGACACGCGATGGAGCGACCACGCGCCGGTCCTCGCGGACTACAGCCTCGGGGGCTGA
- a CDS encoding YihY/virulence factor BrkB family protein, with amino-acid sequence MTASPPSPAASRDASGKRDASRDASGKRDAAEKAKAEEEDLRQRWEQTQLHLRQRFDRPISRATEITQQTLAWFPVRVWRHFLQTNGFLLGAGVSYQALFAVFAGIYVAFAGIGLWLGGSEQAVQALINVINSYVPNLISDEGGIVTPAQVQAVATSSTGVLGITGIIALGALIWTAIGFVTYSRRAVRDIFELPYDHRSYFLLKARDLLAAMIFGIALIVGFGLSSMSTWAIGLVFGWFGIDPDSEVVSSLRVGSLLVSFIVIAATLAALFRFLAGASLQWRRIWPGSLLGGGAIAVLLLGAGLLVSYTPSNPLLATFAIFVGLLLWFKIIGIIMLVAAAWIAISARDRNVPLLEPSQAEKLAAEHRALLVAARVRLRTAQESRAHAPWYGVWSADRAVRQAQQELAEVEASAPPSVPADGHRTRARNVGSRK; translated from the coding sequence GTGACCGCCTCGCCACCGAGTCCTGCCGCGTCGCGTGACGCGTCGGGCAAACGCGATGCGTCGCGTGACGCGTCGGGCAAACGCGATGCTGCCGAGAAGGCGAAGGCCGAGGAGGAGGACCTCCGGCAGCGCTGGGAGCAGACGCAGCTCCACCTGCGTCAGCGATTCGACCGTCCGATCTCCCGCGCGACCGAGATCACCCAGCAGACGCTGGCGTGGTTCCCGGTCCGGGTGTGGCGGCACTTCCTGCAGACGAACGGATTCCTCCTCGGGGCAGGGGTCAGCTACCAGGCGCTCTTCGCCGTCTTCGCCGGGATCTATGTCGCCTTCGCGGGCATCGGCCTGTGGCTCGGCGGCAGCGAGCAGGCCGTCCAAGCGCTCATCAACGTCATCAACAGCTACGTCCCGAACCTCATCAGCGACGAGGGCGGGATCGTCACGCCCGCGCAGGTGCAGGCTGTCGCGACGTCGAGCACGGGTGTGCTGGGCATCACCGGGATCATCGCGCTCGGCGCCCTCATCTGGACCGCCATCGGCTTCGTCACCTACTCCCGCCGCGCCGTCCGCGACATCTTCGAGCTCCCTTACGACCACCGCTCCTACTTCCTCCTGAAAGCGCGCGACCTCCTGGCGGCGATGATCTTCGGGATCGCGCTGATCGTCGGATTCGGCCTCAGCTCCATGAGCACGTGGGCGATCGGGCTGGTCTTCGGCTGGTTCGGCATCGATCCGGACTCGGAGGTCGTGTCGTCGCTGCGCGTCGGCTCGCTCCTGGTCTCGTTCATCGTCATCGCGGCCACGCTCGCTGCGCTCTTCCGATTCCTGGCCGGCGCGTCCCTGCAGTGGCGGCGCATCTGGCCCGGATCCCTGCTGGGCGGCGGCGCCATCGCCGTGCTGCTTCTCGGGGCCGGGCTCCTGGTCAGCTACACGCCGTCGAACCCGCTGCTGGCGACGTTCGCGATCTTCGTGGGACTGCTGCTGTGGTTCAAGATCATCGGCATCATCATGCTGGTGGCCGCGGCGTGGATCGCGATCTCGGCGCGAGACCGCAACGTCCCGCTCCTCGAGCCCTCCCAGGCCGAGAAGCTCGCGGCCGAGCACCGTGCTCTGCTGGTGGCGGCCAGGGTGCGGCTCCGGACCGCGCAGGAGTCGCGCGCGCACGCGCCCTGGTACGGCGTCTGGTCGGCTGACCGTGCCGTGCGGCAGGCGCAGCAGGAGCTCGCGGAGGTCGAGGCATCCGCTCCCCCGTCCGTGCCCGCCGACGGGCACCGGACCCGCGCGAGGAACGTCGGGAGCCGCAAGTAG
- a CDS encoding succinate dehydrogenase iron-sulfur subunit, protein MATSATDIIERTDADAPAQADDAAADTGIQSFLVTFIIRRFDPELDTEPRWVDYDVELYSTDRVLDALHKIKWEVDGSLSFRRSCAHGICGSDAMRINGRNRLACKTLIKDLDISQPIYVEAIKGLPLEKDLIVDMEPFFASYREVQPFLIASSKPEPGKERIQSIVDREVFDDTTKCILCAACTSSCPVFWTDGQYFGPAAIVNAHRFIFDSRDDAASVRLDILNDKEGVWRCRTTFNCTEACPRGIEVTKAIADVKAAVLRGKR, encoded by the coding sequence ATGGCGACGTCCGCGACCGACATCATCGAGCGCACCGACGCCGACGCTCCCGCCCAGGCGGACGACGCGGCCGCCGACACCGGCATCCAGTCGTTCCTCGTCACGTTCATCATCCGCCGGTTCGATCCCGAGCTCGACACGGAGCCGCGCTGGGTCGACTACGACGTCGAGCTCTACTCGACCGACCGCGTGCTCGACGCGCTGCACAAGATCAAATGGGAGGTCGACGGCTCGCTGTCGTTCCGCCGGTCGTGCGCGCACGGCATCTGCGGGTCCGACGCGATGCGCATCAACGGCCGCAACCGGCTGGCCTGCAAGACCCTCATCAAGGACCTCGACATCTCGCAGCCGATCTACGTCGAGGCCATCAAGGGCCTGCCGCTCGAGAAGGACCTCATCGTCGACATGGAGCCGTTCTTCGCGTCCTACCGCGAGGTGCAGCCCTTCCTCATCGCGAGCTCGAAGCCGGAGCCGGGCAAGGAGCGCATCCAGTCGATCGTCGACCGCGAGGTGTTCGACGACACCACGAAGTGCATCCTCTGCGCCGCGTGCACCTCGTCGTGCCCCGTGTTCTGGACCGACGGACAGTACTTCGGACCGGCCGCGATCGTCAACGCGCACCGCTTCATCTTCGACTCCCGCGACGACGCCGCGTCGGTCCGCCTCGACATCCTCAACGACAAGGAGGGCGTGTGGCGCTGCCGCACGACCTTCAACTGCACCGAGGCCTGCCCGCGCGGAATCGAGGTGACCAAGGCCATCGCCGACGTCAAGGCGGCGGTGCTCCGCGGCAAGCGCTGA
- the sdhA gene encoding succinate dehydrogenase flavoprotein subunit: protein MSTQTADSYVKDGVHYHQFDIVIVGAGGAGMRAAIEAGPGARTAVITKLYPTRSHTGAAQGGMAAALANVEEDSWEWHTFDTVKGGDYLVDQDAAEILAKEAIDAVIDLENMGLPFNRTPDGKIDQRRFGGHTADHGKTPVRRACYAADRTGHMILQTLFQNCVKLGINFFNEFYVLDLVTVKDAAGRTQVAGVVAYELATGDLHVFQSKAVIFATGGFGKIFKTTSNAHTLTGDGVGVIWRKGLPLEDMEFFQFHPTGLAGLGILLTEGARGEGAILRNVTGERFMERYAPTIKDLAPRDIVSRCMVQEVAEGRGAGPHRDYVLLDCTHLGAEVLETKLPDITEFARTYLGVDPVVEPVPVMPTAHYAMGGIPTNVKAEVLADNETVVPGLYAAGECACVSVHGSNRLGTNSLLDINVFGKRAGRNAVEYVQTAEFVPLPEDPAKDVRDMLEGLRDNPGTERIAVLRKTLQDEMDRKAQVFRTEESLSEVMDVIAELRERYRNVHVDDKGKRYNTDLLEAVELGFLLDLAEVVVVTARNRKESRGGHMRDDYPKRDDENYMQHTMAYLSGDPQSSHPEDHIRLDWKPVVITRYQPMERKY, encoded by the coding sequence GTGAGCACCCAGACCGCGGACTCCTACGTCAAGGACGGCGTCCACTACCACCAGTTCGACATCGTCATCGTGGGCGCCGGCGGCGCCGGGATGCGCGCGGCGATCGAGGCGGGTCCGGGAGCCCGGACCGCCGTCATCACGAAGCTCTACCCGACGCGCTCGCACACGGGCGCCGCGCAGGGCGGCATGGCCGCGGCGCTGGCGAACGTCGAAGAGGACTCGTGGGAGTGGCACACCTTCGACACCGTCAAGGGCGGCGACTACCTCGTCGACCAGGACGCCGCCGAGATCCTCGCGAAAGAGGCGATCGACGCCGTCATCGACCTCGAGAACATGGGCCTGCCCTTCAACCGCACGCCCGACGGCAAGATCGACCAGCGCCGCTTCGGCGGCCACACCGCCGACCACGGCAAGACCCCCGTCCGCCGCGCGTGCTACGCGGCCGACCGCACGGGCCACATGATCCTGCAGACCCTGTTCCAGAACTGCGTCAAGCTCGGCATCAACTTCTTCAACGAGTTCTACGTGCTCGACCTCGTGACGGTGAAGGATGCCGCGGGCAGGACGCAGGTCGCCGGCGTGGTGGCCTACGAGCTCGCCACGGGCGACCTCCACGTCTTCCAGTCCAAGGCCGTCATCTTCGCCACCGGCGGCTTCGGGAAGATCTTCAAGACGACCTCCAACGCCCACACGCTCACGGGCGACGGCGTGGGCGTCATCTGGCGCAAGGGCCTTCCGCTGGAGGACATGGAGTTCTTCCAGTTCCACCCGACCGGCCTGGCGGGACTCGGCATCCTGCTCACCGAAGGCGCCCGCGGCGAGGGCGCGATCCTGCGCAACGTCACGGGCGAGCGCTTCATGGAGCGCTACGCGCCGACGATCAAGGACCTCGCGCCGCGCGACATCGTGAGCCGGTGCATGGTCCAGGAGGTCGCCGAGGGCCGGGGCGCCGGCCCGCATCGCGACTACGTGCTCCTGGACTGCACCCACCTCGGCGCCGAGGTGCTCGAGACGAAGCTCCCCGACATCACGGAGTTCGCCCGCACCTACCTGGGCGTGGACCCCGTGGTCGAGCCCGTGCCCGTGATGCCGACCGCGCACTACGCGATGGGCGGCATCCCGACCAACGTCAAGGCGGAGGTGCTCGCCGACAACGAGACCGTCGTGCCCGGCCTGTACGCCGCCGGCGAGTGCGCCTGCGTCTCCGTGCACGGTTCGAACCGCCTCGGAACGAACTCGCTCCTCGACATAAACGTCTTCGGAAAGCGCGCCGGCCGCAACGCGGTCGAGTATGTGCAGACCGCCGAGTTCGTGCCGCTGCCCGAAGACCCCGCGAAGGACGTCCGCGACATGCTCGAGGGCCTGCGCGACAACCCCGGCACCGAACGCATCGCGGTGCTCCGCAAGACGCTGCAGGACGAGATGGATCGCAAGGCGCAGGTGTTCCGCACCGAGGAGTCGCTCTCCGAGGTCATGGACGTCATCGCCGAGCTGCGCGAGCGGTACCGCAACGTCCACGTCGACGACAAGGGCAAGCGCTACAACACGGATCTGCTGGAGGCTGTGGAGCTGGGCTTCCTGCTCGATCTCGCGGAGGTCGTCGTCGTCACGGCGCGCAACCGCAAGGAGAGCCGCGGCGGCCACATGCGCGACGACTACCCCAAGCGCGACGACGAGAACTACATGCAGCACACGATGGCCTACCTCTCGGGCGACCCGCAGTCGTCTCACCCGGAGGATCACATCCGGCTCGACTGGAAGCCGGTCGTGATCACGAGGTATCAGCCGATGGAGAGGAAGTACTGA
- a CDS encoding succinate dehydrogenase hydrophobic membrane anchor subunit: MTTIADPGAPRTAVRRSGPNLEKWGWIYMRVSGVLLLVLIFGHLFVNLMLGEGIHGIDFAFVAGKLASPFWQWWDVLMLWLALIHGANGMRTIVNDYVSHPRLRTILVWGLWLTAGFLILLGTLVVFTFDPCVPNLTDGSVLTEICSAQG; encoded by the coding sequence ATGACGACCATCGCCGACCCGGGCGCTCCGCGCACCGCTGTCCGCCGATCCGGCCCGAACCTCGAGAAGTGGGGCTGGATCTACATGCGCGTCTCGGGCGTGCTGCTGCTGGTCCTGATCTTCGGGCACCTCTTCGTCAACCTCATGCTGGGCGAGGGCATCCACGGCATCGACTTCGCCTTCGTCGCGGGCAAGCTCGCCTCCCCGTTCTGGCAGTGGTGGGACGTGCTGATGCTGTGGCTGGCGCTCATCCACGGGGCGAACGGCATGCGCACGATCGTCAACGACTACGTCTCCCACCCGCGCCTGCGGACGATCCTCGTCTGGGGCCTGTGGCTGACAGCGGGCTTCCTGATCCTGCTCGGCACCCTCGTCGTCTTCACCTTCGACCCGTGCGTGCCCAACCTGACCGACGGCAGCGTCCTGACCGAGATCTGCAGCGCGCAGGGCTGA
- the sdhC gene encoding succinate dehydrogenase, cytochrome b556 subunit: MSAPARVTPSVAETTSSVPRGTLYRGREGMWSWVLHRITGVGIFFFLLVHVLDTALIRVAPDAYDAVMSSYKNPIMGLGEVVLVGAVVYHAFNGLRIIAVDAWPWAARRQRQLWWGVIGLFLVTMVPFAVRHLSIVFAYGWGGE; this comes from the coding sequence GTGTCAGCACCAGCACGCGTCACACCGTCGGTCGCCGAGACCACATCGAGTGTCCCGCGGGGCACGCTCTACCGAGGCCGCGAAGGAATGTGGTCGTGGGTGCTGCACCGCATCACGGGCGTGGGCATCTTCTTCTTCCTGCTCGTCCACGTGCTCGACACAGCCCTCATCCGTGTGGCCCCGGACGCCTACGACGCCGTCATGAGCTCGTACAAGAACCCGATCATGGGTCTCGGCGAGGTCGTGCTCGTCGGCGCCGTCGTCTACCACGCGTTCAACGGCCTGCGGATCATCGCGGTCGACGCGTGGCCGTGGGCGGCCCGGCGCCAGCGTCAGCTCTGGTGGGGCGTCATCGGTCTGTTCCTGGTGACGATGGTGCCGTTCGCGGTGCGCCACCTCTCGATCGTCTTCGCCTACGGATGGGGAGGAGAGTGA
- a CDS encoding mannose-1-phosphate guanylyltransferase has translation MVEPIQDFYAVIPAGGIGSRLWPLSRADAPKFLHDLTGSGQTLLRDTWDRLEPLAGGERIAVVTGRAHRAAVERELPGVPDKNVFLESEPRDSSAAIGLAAAILSRREPDVIIGSFAADHVIRGTQVFDWAVRQAVATAREGYICTIGIPPVEPSVGFGYIKKSGELVVEGAPEAALVERFVEKPDLETAKAYFSDRSYLWNAGMFITRADVLLAELAQNEPELHAGLMELAEAWDDRDARGPVVDRVWPNLKKIAIDYAVAEPAAEKGRLAVIPGHFDWDDVGDFASLAKLNSHGRGNDLAILGENARILADAASGIVVSQTNRVISLIGVKDIVVVDTPDALLVTTSEHAQRVKGVVDALKVNGRSEVL, from the coding sequence ATGGTCGAGCCCATCCAGGACTTCTACGCCGTCATCCCCGCCGGAGGCATCGGCAGCAGGCTGTGGCCGCTGTCGCGCGCCGACGCCCCGAAATTCCTGCACGACCTGACCGGCTCCGGACAGACGCTGCTGCGCGACACGTGGGACCGCCTCGAACCCCTTGCCGGGGGTGAGCGCATCGCGGTCGTGACGGGGCGGGCGCACCGCGCGGCAGTCGAGCGGGAGCTGCCGGGGGTGCCCGACAAGAACGTGTTCCTCGAGTCCGAGCCGCGCGACTCGTCGGCGGCGATCGGACTCGCCGCCGCCATCCTCTCGCGCCGCGAGCCCGACGTGATCATCGGCTCGTTCGCCGCCGACCACGTCATCCGCGGCACGCAGGTCTTCGACTGGGCGGTACGCCAGGCGGTCGCGACGGCGCGCGAGGGCTACATCTGCACGATCGGAATCCCGCCGGTCGAGCCCTCCGTCGGGTTCGGCTACATCAAGAAATCGGGGGAGCTGGTCGTCGAGGGCGCACCCGAGGCCGCCCTCGTCGAGCGGTTCGTCGAGAAGCCCGACCTCGAGACCGCGAAGGCGTACTTCTCGGACCGCTCCTACCTGTGGAACGCGGGCATGTTCATCACGCGCGCGGACGTGCTGCTGGCCGAGCTCGCGCAGAACGAGCCGGAGCTGCACGCGGGGCTGATGGAGCTGGCCGAAGCCTGGGACGACCGCGACGCGCGGGGGCCCGTCGTGGACCGCGTCTGGCCCAACCTCAAGAAGATCGCGATCGACTACGCCGTGGCCGAGCCCGCCGCCGAGAAGGGACGCCTCGCCGTCATCCCCGGGCACTTCGACTGGGACGACGTCGGCGACTTCGCGAGCCTGGCCAAGCTCAACAGCCACGGTCGCGGCAACGATCTCGCGATCCTGGGGGAGAACGCGCGCATCCTGGCGGATGCCGCGAGCGGCATCGTGGTGAGCCAGACGAACCGCGTCATCAGCCTCATCGGCGTGAAGGACATCGTCGTCGTCGACACTCCGGACGCTCTTCTGGTCACCACGAGCGAGCACGCCCAGCGGGTGAAGGGCGTGGTCGACGCGCTCAAGGTGAACGGCCGCAGCGAAGTGCTGTGA